One window of Populus nigra chromosome 5, ddPopNigr1.1, whole genome shotgun sequence genomic DNA carries:
- the LOC133695409 gene encoding putative disease resistance RPP13-like protein 1, translating into MASATALAIGGSFLSAFLQVLFDRMASREVLGFFKERKLNDRLLKKLKVLMISVNGVLDDAEEKQIAKPAVEMWVNELKDAVYEADDLLDEIAYEALRSEVEVGSQSSADQVRGFLSARFSFQKVKEEMETKLGEIVDMLEYLVQQKDALGLREGTVEKASSQRIPTTSLVDESGVYGRDGDKEAIMKLVLSANENGKRLDVIPIVGMAGVGKTTLAQLVYNDSRVGEQFDMKVWICVSEEFDVLKVIKDILKKAGSMNCDTMTGDQLHCELEKESTGKKIMLVLDDVWSNDWGKWDFLLTPFKSLLHGSKILVTTRIESVASVKATVAAHRLQELTADDCWLVFAKHAFDDGSCSARPDLEEIGKEVVRKCKGLPLAAKALGGLLRFKRDAKEWEKILKSNMWDLPNDGILPVLRLSYHYLPPQLKQCFAYCAIFPENHEFNKDELIRLWMAEGFLVPPKRNKEMEEVGNEFFHDLVSRSFFQQSSGKSRSVFQGSSGDSLFVMHDLINDLARYVAREFCFRLEGEDSNKITERTRHLSYAVTRQDSCQKFEGIYDAKLLRTFLPLSEAWLRNQINILPVSRPRNQIDNKVTHDLLPRLTRLRVLSLVNYSNVVELPDSMGKLKHLRYLNLSATSIKRLPEVVSTAYHLQTLILENCKELVELPDSIGHLKHLLYANLKGAKIKRLPESMCTLSNLQTLVLEDCRNLVRLPHSIGNLKRLLYVTLKGTTIKMLPASMGGLCNLQTLILWSCKDLIQLPDDMGKLINLSHLDIEGTKLSKMPPHMGKLTELQNLSDFFLGKDTGSSIQELGKLQHLQGGLNIWNLQNVGSAPDALHDNVKGMKHLKTLNLMWDGDANDSGHVRHVLDKLEPDVNMEYLYIYGYGGTRFSDWVGDSSFSRIVSMELSRCKYCTSLPPLGQLGSLKELLVRGFEGLAVVGREFYGSCMSVRKPFGSLESLTLSMMPEWREWISDQGMQAFPCLQKLCISGCPNLRKVLSNHLLPSLTTLEIEGCKQLVTSIPRCPIIDELKLDDDSRHLLLGRLPSGMHSLKVYRFYSIDSIPKEMEQIGSFLTTLEEIEMENCDSLKCFQLDLFPRLKTLRISTCSNLESHCEHEGPLEDLTSLHSLKIWECPKLVSFPKGGLPASCLTELQLFDCANLKSLPEHMNSLLPSLEDLRLFLLPKLEFFPEGGLPSKLKSLYIENCSKLIAARMQWSLQSLPSLSKFTVGVDESVESFPEEMLLPSTLASLEIWSLKTLKSLNYSGLQHLTSLGQLTITDCPNLQSMPGEGLPSSLSSLEIWRCPLLDQRCQQGIGVDWLKITHIPNVHINGYKIHQP; encoded by the coding sequence ATGGCTTCTGCAACTGCATTAGCCATTGGAGGTTCATTTCTGTCAGCCTTCCTTCAGGTTTTGTTCGACAGAATGGCTTCTCGCGAGGTTTTAGGCTTCTTCAAAGAGCGAAAACTCAATGATAGGCTGTTAAAGAAGTTGAAGGTACTTATGATTTCTGTTAACGGGGTACTTGATGATGCGGAGGAGAAGCAAATAGCCAAGCCAGCTGTTGAGATGTGGGTCAATGAGCTCAAAGATGCTGTATATGAAGCTGATGATTTGTTGGATGAGATTGCTTATGAAGCTCTGCGATCGGAGGTGGAAGTTGGCTCTCAATCTAGTGCAGATCAGGTGAGAGGCTTTTTATCTGCTCGTTTTTCATTTCAGAAAGTAAAGGAAGAGATGGAGACAAAGTTAGGAGAGATCGTTGACATGCTTGAGTACTTGGTACAACAAAAGGATGCCCTTGGTCTGAGAGAGGGTACTGTTGAGAAAGCATCATCACAGAGAATACCAACAACTTCTCTTGTGGATGAATCCGGGGTATATGGTAGGGATGGGGATAAGGAAGCCATAATGAAACTGGTACTATCTGCAAATGAAAATGGCAAACGGCTAGATGTGATTCCCATAGTAGGTATGGCTGGGGTTGGTAAGACCACTCTTGCTCAGCTTGTTTACAATGATAGCAGAGTAGGAGAGCAGTTTGATATGAAGGTATGGATCTGTGTTTCGGAAGAATTCGATGTTCTCAAGGTGATCAAAGATATTCTTAAGAAGGCTGGTTCCATGAATTGTGATACAATGACCGGAGATCAACTTCACTGCGAGTTAGAGAAGGAATcaacagggaaaaaaattatgcttgttTTAGATGATGTTTGGAGCAATGATTGGGGAAAATGGGATTTTCTGTTGACACCTTTCAAGTCTCTGTTACATGGAAGTAAGATCCTTGTTACAACACGAATTGAAAGTGTAGCATCGGTCAAGGCCACTGTTGCAGCCCATCGCCTACAGGAATTGACTGCGGATGATTGCTGGTTGGTGTTTGCAAAACATGCATTTGATGATGGAAGTTGCAGTGCACGTCCAGACTTGGAAGAAATAGGTAAAGAAGTGGTAAGAAAGTGCAAAGGGTTACCTTTAGCTGCAAAAGCCCTGGGTGGTCTCCTACGCTTTAAAAGAGATGCCAAGGAATGGGAGAAGATCTTGAAGAGCAACATGTGGGATTTGCCGAATGATGGTATTCTTCCTGTTCTCAGATTGAGTTATCACTATCTTCCACCACAGCTGAAGCAATGCTTTGCTTACTGTGCAATATTTCCAGAGAATCATGAATTTAACAAGGATGAATTAATCCGTTTATGGATGGCAGAGGGCTTTCTAGTTCCACCTAAAAGAAATAAGGAGATGGAAGAAGTAGGAAATGAGTTCTTTCATGATCTTGTTTCAAGGTCATTTTTCCAGCAATCTAGTGGAAAATCAAGGTCAGTTTTTCAAGGATCAAGCGGGGATTCATTATTTGTTATGCATGACCTCATAAATGACTTGGCTAGATATGTAGCTAGAGAATTTTGCTTCAGGTTGGAAGGCGAAGATTCAAACAAGATCACAGAAAGGACTCGTCATTTGTCTTATGCAGTAACAAGACAAGATTCTTGTCAAAAATTTGAGGGTATTTATGATGCCAAGCTTTTGCGCACTTTCTTACCATTGTCAGAAGCGTGGCTACGCAACCAAATCAATATCTTACCGGTGTCAAGACCACGCAACCAAATCGATAATAAGGTAACACATGATTTATTGCCAAGGCTTACACGCTTACGAGTGCTGTCCTTGGTTAACTATTCCAACGTGGTTGAGTTACCTGATTCAATGGGCAAGTTAAAACATTTACGATACCTTAATCTCTCCGCTACATCAATAAAAAGGTTACCTGAAGTTGTGAGTACTGCATACCATTTGCAGACATTAATCCTGGAAAATTGTAAAGAGCTTGTTGAGCTGCCTGATTCAATTGGCCACTTGAAGCATTTGCTATATGCCAATCTTAAAGGTGCAAAAATCAAAAGGTTACCTGAATCCATGTGTACATTGTCTAATCTGCAAACATTAGTCTTGGAAGATTGCAGAAACCTTGTCAGACTGCCTCATTCAATTGGCAATTTGAAGCGCTTGCTATATGTGACTCTTAAAGGCACAACGATCAAAATGTTACCAGCATCCATGGGAGGCTTGTGTAATTTGCAGACTTTAATCTTGTGGTCATGCAAAGATCTGATTCAGCTACCAGATGATATGGGAAAGCTAATCAACTTGAGTCATCTTGATATCGAAGGAACAAAATTGTCGAAGATGCCGCCGCATATGGGTAAACTAACAGAGCTCCAAAACCTAAGTGATTTCTTTCTAGGAAAAGATACTGGTTCTAGCATTCAAGAGTTGGGGAAGCTTCAACATTTACAGGGAGGACTAAATATTTGGAACCTGCAAAATGTTGGGAGTGCTCCAGATGCTCTACATGACAATGTGAAGGGTATGAAGCATCTCAAGACTTTGAATTTGATGTGGGATGGTGATGCTAATGACTCTGGACATGTAAGGCATGTACTTGACAAATTAGAGCCTGATGTGAATATGGAGTATCTTTATATCTATGGTTATGGGGGTACAAGGTTTTCAGATTGGGTAGGAGACTCTTCTTTCTCAAGAATAGTATCCATGGAGCTCAGCCGATGTAAATACTGCACGTCCTTACCACCACTTGGGCAGTTGGGGTCTTTGAAAGAACTCCTGGTAAGAGGGTTTGAGGGACTTGCGGTTGTGGGTCGTGAGTTCTACGGAAGTTGCATGTCCGTGAGGAAGCCATTTGGATCCCTTGAAAGTTTAACTCTTTCAATGATGCCTGAATGGCGTGAATGGATTTCAGATCAAGGCATGCAAGCTTTCCCTTGTCTTCAAAAGCTTTGCATAAGCGGCTGCCCCAACCTAAGAAAGGTGCTGTCCAATCACCTCCTTCCATCTCTAACAACACTTGAGATCGAGGGATGCAAGCAGCTTGTAACTTCAATTCCAAGATGTCCAATCATTGATGAATTAAAATTAGACGATGATTCTCGTCATCTGCTGCTAGGCAGATTGCCTTCTGGGATGCACAGCCTGAAAGTTTATCGATTCTATTCCATAGATTCCATACCAAAAGAAATGGAGCAAATTGGTTCATTTCTCACCACtttagaagaaattgaaatggaaAATTGTGATTCACTCAAGTGCTTCCAGCTGGATTTGTTCCCTAGGTTGAAGACTCTCAGGATCTCTACATGTTCAAATTTGGAATCTCATTGTGAACATGAAGGACCTCTAGAGGATCTCACCTCTCTTCATTCCTTGAAAATATGGGAATGCCCTAAATTAGTATCTTTTCCAAAAGGAGGATTACCTGCCTCATGTTTGACAGAGCTTCAGTTGTTTGATTGCGCAAATTTGAAGTCCTTGCCTGAGCATATGAATTCCCTCCTCCCATCCCTTGAAGATTTGAGATTATTCCTCCTTCCAAAACTTGAGTTCTTTCCAGAAGGGGGTCTGCCCTCTAAATTAAAATCACTTTATATTGAAAATTGCAGCAAACTCATTGCAGCCAGAATGCAATGGAGTTTGCAATCGCTCCCTTCTCTTTCAAAATTCACTGTTGGTGTTGACGAAAGTGTGGAATCCTTCCCAGAGGAGATGCTGCTGCCCTCAACTCTTGCCTCTCTTGAAATATGGAGTCTTAAAACTCTGAAATCCCTGAACTACTCGGGGCTTCAACACCTCACTTCTCTTGGACAATTGACCATCACAGATTGCCCTAATCTACAGTCCATGCCAGGAGAAGGCCTCCCCTCCTCCCTTTCTTCTCTTGAAATCTGGCGGTGTCCTTTGCTGGATCAAAGATGTCAACAGGGAATAGGGGTAGATTGGCTCAAGATTACTCACATCCCCAACGTGCATATTAATGGATACAAGATCCATCAACCTTAG
- the LOC133695472 gene encoding galactinol synthase 2-like: MAPDITATLANNANSLVKQASISSCAYVTFLAGDGDYWKGVVGLAKGLRKAKSNYPLVVAILPDVPEEHRKILASQGCIVREIEPVNPPENQTQFAMAYYVINYSKLRIWEFVEYSKMIYLDGDIQVFDNIDHLFDMPDGYFYAAMDCFCEKTWSNSPQYKIGYCQQCPDKVHWPAEMGPKPPLYFNAGMFVYEPNLSTYHDLLETLKITTPTLFAEQDFLNMFFRDVYKPIPSDYNLVLALLWRHPENINVDKVKVVHYCAAGSKPWRYTGKEDNMDREDIKMLVNKWWDIYHDESLDYKNTVVAAAGAEVQPFLAALSEAGIAHYITAPSAA; the protein is encoded by the exons ATGGCTCCTGATATTACTGCTACTCTTGCTAACAACGCCAACTCCCTTGTCAAGCAAGCTAGCATTTCAAGTTGTGCATATGTTACGTTTTTGGCTGGTGATGGAGACTACTGGAAAGGTGTTGTAGGGTTAGCCAAGGGATTGAGGAAGGCAAAGAGCAACTACCCTTTGGTGGTAGCTATCTTGCCTGACGTTCCCGAGGAGCACCGGAAGATACTTGCCTCTCAAGGGTGCATAGTGAGGGAGATTGAGCCTGTTAACCCACCGGAGAACCAGACCCAGTTTGCTATGGCTTATTATGTCATCAACTACTCCAAGCTTCGTATATGGGAG ttTGTGGAGTATAGCAAGATGATATATTTGGATGGTGACATCCAAGTGTTTGATAACATAGACCACCTCTTTGACATGCCTGATGGCTACTTCTATGCTGCCATGGACTGCTTCTGTGAAAAAACATGGAGCAATAGCCCCCAGTACAAGATTGGTTACTGCCAACAGTGTCCCGATAAGGTCCATTGGCCTGCTGAGATGGGTCCTAAGCCTCCTCTCTACTTCAACGCTGGCATGTTTGTTTATGAGCCCAACTTGTCGACATATCATGACCTGCTGGAGACCCTCAAAATCACCACCCCTACCCTCTTTGCTGAGCAG GATTTCTTGAACATGTTTTTCAGGGATGTTTATAAGCCAATTCCTTCGGATTACAACCTTGTGTTGGCCTTGTTATGGCGCCATCCTGAGAACATCAACGTCGACAAAGTCAAAGTTGTTCACTATTGTGCTGCT GGGTCCAAGCCATGGAGGTACACAGGAAAAGAAGATAACATGGACAGAGAAGACATCAAGATGCTGGTTAACAAATGGTGGGACATTTACCACGACGAGTCCTTGGACTACAAGAACACTGTGGTGGCTGCTGCTGGAGCTGAAGTGCAACCATTCTTGGCGGCGCTATCAGAAGCTGGTATTGCTCACTACATTACCGCCCCATCTGCCGCTTAA